GCTTTCTCCTCGAACATTTGTGAAGTACTGTAGCTGGGCTTAAAGAGCACACAGAATAACGTAACAGCTAATACCTCCCCCGGAAAACAAATTCTCTGCCAATTCAGCTGCACTGCAGCGAGTAGTACTACTACATGATAGAATCTTATTTTCTCTTCCAATAACAACACTCACTATAACTGGAGAGCTTAAGAGTGCGTCTCGAGAGTCAGTTTCACAAGTTAAGGCTGGTGACAACAAAGAATTCATTAAGCCATCTGTCTAGACTGAACACTTGTTAACACTGGTAGCGGGAGAATAAGAGCGACAATTTAAACAATCTCGATTTAAGTGCAGCTTTGAAGAATTGCACTCCGTCAAACTTGAAAGGGGCTAAAAGATTATCAGTGAACTCTGCCTTCGAAAACATTTCATGCACAAGgacattaaatgttttaaattctaATATATTCTGCAATTtctaaaattataaataaattcaCAGGCCAATATTGCAGATCAAACAAACCGGCAGTTAAGGAAAACCGTCTCCAGTGCTAACAAGagaagggggagggggggggggggggggggggagaaaaaaaagctttgcaGTTTGTCGGCCAGCCTTTAGAACTTGTTTAAAACAATCTTAAAATGAAGGTATATACACAAGGTGTAAGGTGCACCCCACATGTCGGCTGCACATCTCGTAGAATTAAGTATGGCCATCCATAGGAAGGTGAAacacaggacaaaaaaagaagaaaaaaagcgtTCCCACAAATAAACTCCACCGAAACAGGAATCCTCATGGTGTTGAGAGGCTGCTTATTCATTTTTAGTGTTCTGATGCTGAAGACGGAGGAAAGGGTCTGGGTCTTTTAGAAGCACAAGCTTCTTCACAAGTAACTGGACAGTCTGGCTGtctcttggaaaaaaaaatccagcatCTCTGTCCGTGGAACATCCAAGTTTGTCCTCATTTATCAGCCAGACTCAAGTGCAGCTAAGCCAGCAGAAAGATAATTCAGACCAGCCTCCTTCCTAATCACCTCCATTCCTTGCAAACCGATGACCCAACCAAAAACAGTTATGTATTCACCTACGTGGTCGGACATTAAATTAGTGTAACAAATTTTCAATTAGGTGAATGTGTGGTATGAAATCGGTGAGATGACGGATAATGACGGGTTATTACTTTAGAACGAGTTGAACTGCTTGTTAAGGCACTTGATACAAATTGGTTAAAACTTCCAAAAATAAAACGTGAAGAATGGAGGGCGTCGTGTAGCGGTCTGTTGTTGGTGCTGGCTTCGTGTCATTGGTGGATTTGAATCTTCACGATGTGCATTGATATATCTTAGACTTGGTCCCGTGCTTTCCTCCCGGTGCTTATGTCTTCAGGGTGTGGTGGTGCAGCACAGAGCCCTATTAAAAAGGCAAAATGAGTTCTTCCGAAACGCGTCCATCAAAATACACATTCCTTGTGGTGGCATCCAAAAAAGGAAGACGGACAGAAactgtacataaaaaaaacaaaaaaataaaacgagAACTCCAAgaaggggcgggggggggggggggggggggggggggggaagaaatAGGGGAATGGAGGATGGACTGATCTGTAAAGAGAGAAGAGTGACATTAAGTTAGTTGCTTGAATAGAATGTGGTTTATGTAGCTCAAGCTCCAGAACAGTCTAGGCCATTTTAAAAAGgtatagtgtgtaggatttggtggcatctagtggtgttgttgcagattgcaaccaactgagtacccctccgccagctcatccctttccaagactgcggtaacgtgagccgccgaatggaaaaccgtggtaacgccgttacAAGgatcgcctcactcagaggccatccttactataataacactaatttAGGAGCAAAGTCTAATGTCTTTTCCAAACCACTTTTCTCAGATACTCAATACTAAAAAAAGGACGCAGATTCGTATCGGGGCAAAAAAACTTGATCATGACATCCCTAGATTTACTTTTGATTTTTTACAACAGAAAACtcttgaaaatggaaaaaaaagtatccctcctgcagctgctggagATTTAATATGTGGCTCAAGGACAGTTCTGGTCAATCACCCAGCGTTACATGGGGCTTTAACACAGTCTTTGCAAGCTGAAAAAAATGCAGCCTTGTCAGAGCACAATAACAACTGCATTAAAAGGACTGTTATTGCACATTTTCCTACGtctttttgtcatgttttaaaAAAGGTAACAGACCTTTCtcacaggggacattttacTTGGCACAGCAGGACACGCACCATCAAGGTAATGACAGTAATAATGGCTAATTTACCTTTAGTTGTGCCAGTGAGTTATACCAATCCCCCAGCATGCCCAATAGCAGAGCACTGTGTAATGCAAAATGTAATGCCTGCCATAATAATCAGTCCAATTATGAAATCTCTTTTATCCTGGCCAGTGTGTTAAAATGGTTGCACTAACATCAAAAAGGCAGAAAATtggaaaacagaaaagcagTTAAATGATCCTGAAAGAGGAAATATTTGTGCGTATTGGCCGACAATGTCTGTACTCACTGGCTCAAGGCTTGACTTCTTCGCCACTCTCACTGTGGTACTCCGCCACATATAGGCTCTTGTCAATGATGCCAGGGATGGGCTTGATCTCTGTTCCAAGCTGTTCCTCGATCCCTTTCAGGTTGAAGCGGTCATCGTAAGTGATGAGGTTGATGGCGAGACCCAAGTGTCCAAAGCGGCCTGGATATTAAGGATGTGAAGgttcaaatcattattttatcattattgtttGTTACCTAAAATATAAATGTTAGTACAAAAGAAGAGGCTGCACACTAGAAAGCCAATATTACCAATATGGGCTCTTACCAGATCTACCAATGCGATGAAGATACGTTTCTCCTAGCTTGGGAAAGTCGAAATTGATCACAACATTCACAGCTTGAATGTCAATTCCTCTTGTGAAGAGGTCTAGAGGAAACAAAGGAAGAAATCAAACCTACATCAACATATCTTACATCAGGACCAGACGCCCAAGTATGGGCAGAATAACAATTTCAAGACAACAGACAGTTGTTTATTTCAACCCACGATTCACTAGAACCGGAAAATAAGATGTAAACATTACAGAGTTCTGTTCGGAAAAACGTGGACACACCTGTGGACTAGGTTAAGTCTAACCAACAACATCCTGCATTTCAACATCTCTCACAGCCCTGGTCACTTCCAGTCTTCCCCTTCCCATTCCACACTTTACTGATAATCCAATCGTCATCAACACCATCACGATATGGTTTCAATTTAGACAGCACTTTGGGTTCAAACAACTCCTTATCACAAGTCCTATATGCAATAATCACCTTTTCCTCCCAGGTAGATTAGATTTGACATTCTCTCTCTGGCAAAGACAAGGCATCTCTAATTTCAAGGATATGTACATAAACTGTATTTGCAAGCTTCGATGAGCTATCACACAAATTCAGCCTCCCCGGTCCAGCTTATTTAGGTATTTCCAGGTCCCTCATTTTCTTCAGTGTCATGACCCCAACTTCCCAAATATACCCTCCGTCTCAGGTTTAGATGAGATGCTGGAGATCCTTTTTAATTCGAAAAGGCTATGTTCAAGAACTGTATCGTTTCTCTTAAAAACATAACCCTCACAAAGATTAGAATGGACCGGGCAGGTGAACTAGGAGATGAGATGGAAGATGATATTTGGAACTGTGCTCTACAAAGAGTGAATGACAGTACTTCATGTGCCAAACTTAACATAATACAATTCAAAGTTCTACATCGAGCTCACTTTTCCAAAGCAAGACTAGCCAAAATATACCTAAATACAGATGCACGCTGTGACAGGTGTCATAATACCCCTGCCAATCTGACCCTTATGTTCTGGTCATGCCCCGCTCTCATAACTTACTGGTCTGTGATCTTTAAAACAATCTCAGAGGCACTTAGCATTAATTTTCAACCTAATGCAGCAGCAGCTAGATTTGGTGTCACAGATGGAAAGTACTCTACAGTaaggaaaagacagaaaaacattATGGCTTTTACAACACTGCTTGCACGCAGAAGAATATTACTGCACTGGAAATCAACTAACCCACCTAAAGCATCTACTTGGTTGAGTGACCTGATGCATTTTATACAGTTTTTATTGTCTTTCAGTTCAAAATATTCACCCACCAAGCAGAGTGATGCAACGCAACAATCAAACTTTGTAAGGCTCTAAAGTTTTGGGAGTAGACAATGATTGAACACTTGGGTGACTTGGGCTTGTCAACCACATAGTTAGTACCATTAGCTCAGCTCAACACTGATATGTCATCAGATAACTTTTAAACAAGAACTTCAATTCATGcacttcacacatttttttttaaactagacAAATATTACATCTCTGGAAGCTCAGTGTTTAAGAATCTAGGTCAGCTGTAACCTGATTGGACACGCTTTGAACAGTCAGTGGCAAACAGTGTTATTCAAATCATTTAAACTATAAGCTCAGTGGTGAAGGTTTCAAATCTGAGCAGCGTGCATCACCAGTCTCTACATGGAAAATAATGACCCAAGCTGGCGCAGACCAGGTCTGGTGTTTATAATGTGAACAGTCTCATAATAGCTGCCAATGGAACCAAAACAGCTACTTGTAAAATGCAGCTGAGGAACATGCACGTGGCTCTACCACTTACCAGTGCAGACAAGATTCCTGCAGAGGCCATTTCTGAAGTCGTGGAACACACGGTTGCGATGCTCCTAGAGGGCAGAAAAGAGATGTGATGTAAACCTCATGTGTGGTGGATTCTGCAGtacacattaaacacatttcatttttttgctGCGGAAAGCACCGTTATGTGTATGTAGCTCTATTGTTATGATCTGTAAAACTTTATACTATGTAAAATGCAAGCTAAGTTACAAAACTAGGCTCTAATGTGAATACATTAAAGTtattcattagggctgtcagaggtaatgcgataataacttgttaacgcaaattcgttttagcaccaccaatttctttaacgcattaacaacttgcgatctttaggttgtagtgggctcagtttagAGCTAGCATGAAGATATTGttatcatattaaactacaaaacctaaagccattggtaccaaacatgtcatactagcttgttgggagggaggttaaataacgctccaaacttgtgctaaattttgttgaggaaaaactggcatggccactttcaaaggggccccttgacctctgatctcaagatatgtgaatgaaaatgggttctatgggtacccacgagtctcccctttacagacatgcccactttatgataatcacatgcagtttggggcaggtcatagtcaagtcagtacactgacagctgttgttgcctgttgggctgcagtttgtcatgttatgatttgagtatatattttatgctaaatgcagtacctgtgagggtttctggacaatatttgtcactgttgtgttaattgatttccagttataaatatatacatacatttgcataaagcaagaatattcataatgtttttacagaaaaaaaaaaattgtgattcaTTGCAATtaaccatggacaatcatgcgattaaatttttaatcgactgacagccctagtattcactttcagacacaacgcggcCCACACAAACACTTTGCTCGATGCTGCGGAAAACCGCCATGGCGCGGCATAAGCCATTTGAAAAGTGGTGCCGCTGTcgtgttgtgtctgaaaggttCATAACAGTAGATGACAAATAAGGCACCGTCCAAAAGCTGTTTGTAGTGCATGTTGTCCAGTTACCCAGATGTCAACAGGACTGGCAGTGGCAGCAACACTCCAGAAATAGAGCATTGGTGTGAACTGCAACAAGTAGAGGTGCATGCACGTCTGCATGATGCACCACTTTAATGTACACCAAAAGTAACAGTAGCAGCTGTTCTGGCATGCATCCGTCACCACCTGTGTGTATTTTGGTCTTAAAGCTGGTAGAGCTGGTATTGCTGAAGCAGTACTTTGAGCTGACCTGTCTCATCTTGGCAtgaatgtagaaacatgaataACCAAGCTGGGAGATCTTCTTGGCAAGGAGCTCCACTCTCTGAGAGGAGTTGCAGAAGATTATAGACTGGTTGATCTGGAGCTGAAAAAGAGCACCAACAGCAGTAAATCCTGGTGAAATTAATGATTGAATTGTGAGGATTCAAGCTATTTGTTTTAAGTATCCaacaataaacatttttaatgtccaatgcaaaacaaaaatgttaaaatggactcctaaaaaatactttatttatgATAAAAGCCATTTGTATTAAAAGTCTGCAGTCAAGTTGGGTTATTACAGCTGTTTATGACACATCTGCAAGTCAATTAAGAAGGAATCATGAAGTGCATAAAGGCAACACTTACCCTGGAGAACAAGGTGTTAAGGCAATGGACTTTTTGCCTTTCAGTTACATAAGCATAATACTGAGTCACACCCTTCAGCGTAAGCTCCTCCATCAGGTTGATCTCATAGGGTTTCTGCAAGTGTGCATTCTACAGAGCAGGTGAAGACAGGAGTTGTTATATTCAGGTTGTGCAACAGATCATGAAGGCTGATTTGTTTACCGGCaataacaaatgaataaacaaatgtgTACCATAAACTTCTGCACGCTGAGAGGGAAGGTCGCAGAGTACAGCAGGATCTGCCTCTGTTTGGACAGGAAGCCCAGCATTTCCTCCATCATAAGCACAAAGTCCTGAGACAGGAGTTTGTCAGCCTATTGAGCAGAGGGACAGGTGGGAAAGGCACATTGAGAGCTGTCTAAAGTGGCTGCTTAAATGTTAAAGGTCACGCTTGTTTATTCAGAAAAAGCAAAATGGGTCAAACAGAATGAAAAATATAACCATTTAACTCACTTCGTCTAGAACGACCATCTGCACTTGATTGACTTTGGCCACTCCTTTCTTGATGAGGTCTAAAATCCTCCCAGGAGTGGCAATGATCACATGTActgtaacataaataaataaatgtaagatACACAGGCATTCACTCTGCCACAGAGCAGGCATTTTGATTGGCTGCCATATTTCAAGTCAATAATGGTAGAACCACCGGAGATATTAGAAACAACAAATCAAACCCATGGCATACGTTAGCTAGTTATCACAACACATTTCACTGAGTCCCCTTTCATCGAGTTCCCTGATACTCCAAACCGTGTAGTTAATAATTATTATGGCCTTAAACGAGAAGAAGTCAACAACCACCACACATTGTGGTTTTGTGATGTGGCCAGTAAGTTATTATGAAGAGATCGCTTTTTGAGAGACTCAGATTGCCAATATCTAATCCCTATAACCAGATTCagcattcacatgtagaatctgtaggccATCGGACAAGAGTTAGACATCGGAAGATCGAAATTGACTTACTATTGGTACTTTCatgtatgctgtgggtgattATAAGACATGAAAGTAAGCCTGGTTACTGCTATGAATTAtgttcttatatttattttttatttgctgccaagtctgtttcacaccacaagtcggggacgcagctgaaagaaggtcaAAAGTGTCATACACACCACTATTTCCCTATATAAGGAACATTCTATAAGCAACATATTAATTTAATGGCATACACAAGGAAATTAGAATTAGATCCATTTGTGTACTAGATGGGGCAGGGATAttataagtctgttaatttacgcattcacacagtCGGCTCtttttttgccagctgtccttcctgcatttggcagcttcaactgttttacttttagcctggattaggAGTTTAACTTCTTTgcatttgtctaatattatagcttgctcttggtttgtaaaataTGCCGCTCTGCTAACAGTAGACTTGTTCATGTTTGTtattggtcatatgctgcaaacatCGGCCCTTTTATGTGAAtgcgctcatagccagattgagaaaccctgggttgtaCCGAGTTCATAACCAGCGCCATGGGACCACTTGGCGGGATCTCGGTTGTTGGGGTTAGTTAAGCCTGATAACAAGGCGAGATTTCCATTTGCTTGTATTGAAATATTATGTAACAAAACAACCCAGGCATTCATTGTCTTTTGCCCAACAGGATGGTTTACAATGAGAGCTTAAGTACCAACATGACTACTTTAGTAATATCACAGTATTTAGTATGAAGACAAGCAACGcaataatactgtatatctcaACTTCAGGGGGACAACAATGGGTGTAAATTTGTGAAGTTTACCCGTTTCATCGAGTCTCATGATGTCATCACGTAGGTTGGTTCCACCTGTGGTTGCCATTACCTTCACTCCACCCATGTGTTTGCTGACCTGGATACATATTTGGCTTACTTGCAGAGCCAGTTCTCTGGTGGGCACTATGACcacagctggaaaaaaagaaatcctcttGTGATAAGTGTACTCACATGCATAAACCTGAGCCTGCTTAGTCTTAATTTGGACACATGAACAAAGCTTTAGCAAAGCAGTAAAACCATCATGACAAAACAATTAGAGGAAGAAACTGCATGGAAGCTTCACACACAATGTTGCAGACAACTTGATCAGTGCTTTTATTTAGATATGATTAACAGTCccaacagaaaaacattttacacacagTGGATGATCAGTCAGTTACGCTCTATTTGAATATAACCATAAAAATAAGTCTTCAactaacatttatttaattaccaTTAGATCTTGAGAGATATCCAAGTTACTATCACACAAGGCAAAGAAaatcagcaaatattcacatttgaaagGCTGGAAACTCAATTTTGGCTTGAAAAAATTATTAATGACCGAAGTGTcaacattcttttttttttttaaagttatttttttgggggcattttccatttttatgacaggacagtggatagagtcgtgaaaggggggagagagagagtggatgcggaaagggccacaggccggattcaaacccgggccgccgcggtcaggaccaagccttaatacatggacgcccgctctaccaactgagctaacccaggcgccgaAGTGTCAACATTCTAGGGGTGACACGGTTCGTGTATTTGACCCGAACCGTTCGGTACAGTCCTTTCGGTTCACCATtacccaaacagctgtttatgtcgaCTACTTGCACGCGCGGAACAGAAACTCTGGAGCGCAAGTTTTACCCGGAAAGTTGTGGCAGCGCACCAGGAATGGTAGCAGCGCTGCATAGCACAGTAGCTCATGATAGTCAAGCTAAACTGAAAAtgatttgtgtcaaactgtacGCAGACTCTGTTCAACTGAGGTCGGGTTTATATGTGGACACTTACGACGGCATCACCCGGATGTGTCGATTAGCGGAGGgaaacaaaagcagactggACGGAGAGTCCGTTCCCCCACAGCGTTCAGACAGCCTCCCACTGCAGATTCACACTGTGCCAAAGTAGTATCTGatgctataagagtgtttatcgctGCATATACGACCACACTCACAATACAGTtaacaatacagaattaaagcaTATGGTCAAGGTGCGTGAGCCTTCACGTGTGAACTTTACAACTCTGTTGTGCCTGCCCTGTATAAACTAACATAAGCAGCAGTTGAGGATTTACCAAAAACCTTAAGATGGAacattatatttacattacagacatttgtgattttatttttatttattgacaataTGTCAGTTTTTGAGTGCCTTAACTGTTATAGTAAGAATTATGACCAATGAGCTACTGTTGAATGAGTGGGAGATAAAGACGCGCCCCCTTTATGAGAGCCACACAGTGAGCATCTCTCTGAAGCACTGACACAAGCAGTGACAGATTGGAAACTGGTGACGGGCAacagcacaatccctgtaattCGTTTTAtagtaattaattatttttaaataacagtgGTACAGAAATCCAACTGTATTCCTTTCCAAATACTGCACCTttttgagtggaaaaactaatctttcaattaagagttgataatcagggaattgagacataCTGCATGTTATACTGTTTGTTTTTAGTATAGTTCTGGTTAAGtttatgcttcaatttatgtcCTGCCAAttgatggccttagtctataattccatcatatttatatgaaaataacaaagctgcattttttgtttgaaCTAATGACTGTAGAAGACCCATTCTTTTAATTAAGATTTgtcaatgaagaagtgtttatgttctttatgtaagctatacttttgttaaggtaaacatttgttaacttatttttgccaaataaatgaaaagcatgttgaaatcagaacatgacctcctcgctgtaactgtaaatgtgtaaatgtaccgaaccgaaaaccgtgaccccaaaaccgtgatatgaaccgaaccgtgaattttgtgaaccgttctACCCCTACAACATTCTGAGATTTACTGTGGCAGAAAATGAGCTTTCTCACCTTGTATGCAGTCCCTCTTCAGGTCAATACGTTCAAGTAAGGGAATGAGGTAGGCTCCACTCTTTCCCGTGCCGTTCTTGGCTCTGGCCAAGATATCCCTTCCTGAGAGTGCAATGGGAATGCTCTCCTCCTGTGCAAAACGGCAGTAATGAAAGAAATGTCATACATAATACTACTTTTTATGGCTGGGTACAATCAGTGCATTTTTGGCACATACCAAATTATGTCTGCTCTAACTAAATATATTCAAACATTCGATTCAAAGGTTTGGTCACTTAAAACAACATGTAGAGTGCCTGGATGAAAAGTCAAATAGTAACAGCCCCCAGGTAATTGGCCCATTGCCATTAGGGGTCTATCTGAATGGGTCAGCGGTGAACTAAGGGATCATAAAAGTCATTAGTCTGGGAACCATGAACGTACAGAACTTTATGGCAATCAATCTAATAGCTTTTGCTTATATCTTTGCTTAGCTTATTTGCTGCATTACTAGAGTCTTACTTAAGACCAAATCCAAACCTAACTTTGTCCAGTTTTTAACCTTAAACCCAACACTATCCAGATTTCAAAATAATCCCCACGTAGGGCTGAGAAATCAATCAAATTTCAATCaggattttggcttccaacaaTTATGAAAAAAAGATGATCAACATTAGATTATTGTGCTACATTACGTTTCGCAATGACGCTCTAGAGGGGGCAAAAGAGGGGACACTATTGTATTTttcctggatgtaaagatgtgttttacaatgttaaagcCAAGGACGAAACAGTCCATTTCATAAACTGACGCTGAAACGGAGATCAGTACTGCAGCACTGGCTACAGTGACACTGAAAGAGCCGTCTGACAGGCACTGAGTCCAGCTGCAGCTTACCgtctccccatctcccctctctgatcacctgtctttcctcctctgctgtctcattcaGACCGTTCAAAGACTGGGTCACTAAGAAAATAAACGCTGAATGCACTACTTTATTCTGAAGCCCACGTCATAGCGTTTGTTTACATAACTTGCCGCAAGCTAGCTACCGGCTCAACATTAGCATTCCAAAACTACCgtcacaaaataaaacttttctCCAAAACAAACACTAGACATTATCTGCCTAATGTGACcttacatttgtcatgtttgttatgtaattgttcattagagtggaaagccacttagtaaaccagcttaacttggttgaccGATTCATCTCCACTTGAAACTTTATaatagattttctttttaaatgcatAATgattccaaagtcaatgagtaatcgtgttaaataattgtgatctcaatagACCAAAATAATccattatgatttttgccataatcgagcagccctatCCCAACTGTTAAGATTACTTTGAACTAGACGCAGGAACTACAATTCCTTATACATAAACCCCTACACTATGTTTTAGTAAGACATTATAGTTATTTAATTCAATCAGAGGCTGACCCAATAAAAGtagtgttttatattattttaatttagcaAAGGTATCGAAGAACATTTTGGTAACGTGTCAAAGTCAAGGTACTGGAATGACTGCCAGGATTTTTCAAATACACCCAACTCTCCAATTATGAAAACATGCAATTCCTAAAGCACAGAGACACCTCTCAATCTTGTCCAGCTGTCAAAATGGATCAAATCTGAGTTGTGTCTGAATGTACCTGGATTGGAGATGGCTTTTCCCAGCCCATCTCAAAGATTCCCATGAGCAGCTCCCTCTTTAGGCAATAATCTTCAAACTCGTTGCCTTTAGTTGCAGTCACGTCCTGTAATCATCAGAAAAAGTACAGAATAATTAGCATGTGGTTAACAAGATGTAAACAAGATCATGGGCTTTTAAACTTATCAATTATGTCCCACAATAAAAGGGGATAaggttatattaaaaaaaagtagtcCCAAGTCT
The Sebastes fasciatus isolate fSebFas1 chromosome 7, fSebFas1.pri, whole genome shotgun sequence genome window above contains:
- the ddx6 gene encoding putative ATP-dependent RNA helicase ddx6 → MSTARTENPVILGLSNQNGQLRGSVKPAGAPGGGGGGGGGGPLQQQLNQMKGTINNGNSQPAPTTNSVIKPGDDWKKNLKLPPKDMRMKTSDVTATKGNEFEDYCLKRELLMGIFEMGWEKPSPIQEESIPIALSGRDILARAKNGTGKSGAYLIPLLERIDLKRDCIQAVVIVPTRELALQVSQICIQVSKHMGGVKVMATTGGTNLRDDIMRLDETVHVIIATPGRILDLIKKGVAKVNQVQMVVLDEADKLLSQDFVLMMEEMLGFLSKQRQILLYSATFPLSVQKFMNAHLQKPYEINLMEELTLKGVTQYYAYVTERQKVHCLNTLFSRLQINQSIIFCNSSQRVELLAKKISQLGYSCFYIHAKMRQEHRNRVFHDFRNGLCRNLVCTDLFTRGIDIQAVNVVINFDFPKLGETYLHRIGRSGRFGHLGLAINLITYDDRFNLKGIEEQLGTEIKPIPGIIDKSLYVAEYHSESGEEVKP